The following are encoded in a window of Rhinolophus sinicus isolate RSC01 linkage group LG12, ASM3656204v1, whole genome shotgun sequence genomic DNA:
- the KCNS2 gene encoding delayed-rectifier potassium channel regulatory subunit KCNS2: MTRQSLWDVSEANVEDGEIRINVGGFKRRLRSHTLLRFPETRLGRLLLCHSREAILELCDDYDDVQREFYFDRNPELFPYVLHFYHTGKLHVMAELCVFSFSQEIEYWGINEFFIDSCCSYSYHGRKVEPEQEKWDEQSDQESTTSSFDEILAFYNDASKFDGQPLGNFRRQLWLALDNPGYSVLSRVFSVLSILVVLGSIITMCLNSLPDFQIPDSQGNPGEDPRFEIVEHFGIAWFTFELVARFAVAPDFLKFFKNALNLIDLMSIVPFYITLVVNLVVESTPTLANLGRVAQVLRLMRIFRILKLARHSTGLRSLGATLKYSYKEVGLLLLYLSVGISIFSVVAYTIEKEENEGLATIPACWWWATVSMTTVGYGDVVPGTTAGKLTASACILAGILVVVLPITLIFNKFSHFYRRQKQLESAMRSCDFGDGMKEVPSINLRDYYAHKVKSLMASLTNMSRSSPSELSLNDSLQ; the protein is encoded by the coding sequence ATGACCCGCCAGAGCCTGTGGGATGTGTCAGAAGCCAACGTCGAGGATGGAGAGATCCGCATCAACGTAGGAGGTTTCAAGAGGAGGCTGCGCTCTCACACTCTGCTGCGCTTCCCCGAGACGCGCCTGGGCCGCCTGCTGCTCTGCCACTCACGCGAGGCCATTCTGGAGCTTTGCGATGACTACGACGATGTCCAGCGTGAGTTCTACTTTGACCGCAACCCGGAGCTCTTCCCCTACGTGCTGCATTTCTACCATACCGGCAAGCTTCATGTCATGGCAGAGCTGTGCGTCTTCTCCTTCAGCCAGGAGATTGAGTACTGGGGAATCAACGAGTTTTTCATCGACTCCTGCTGCAGCTACAGCTACCACGGCCGCAAAGTGGAGCCCGAGCAGGAGAAGTGGGACGAGCAGAGCGACCAGGAGAGCACCACATCATCCTTCGACGAGATCCTGGCCTTCTACAACGACGCCTCCAAGTTCGATGGGCAGCCCCTGGGCAACTTCCGCAGGCAGCTGTGGCTGGCACTGGACAACCCAGGCTACTCAGTCCTGAGCCGAGTCTTTAGCGTCCTGTCCATCCTGGTGGTGTTGGGGTCCATCATCACCATGTGCCTCAACAGCCTGCCGGACTTCCAAATCCCCGACAGCCAGGGCAACCCCGGCGAGGACCCTAGGTTTGAAATTGTAGAGCACTTTGGCATCGCCTGGTTCACATTTGAGCTGGTAGCCAGATTTGCTGTGGCCCCTGACTTCCTCAAGTTTTTCAAGAATGCCCTGAACCTGATTGACCTTATGTCTATCGTCCCCTTTTACATCACTCTGGTGGTGAACCTGGTGGTGGAGAGCACACCTACCTTGGCCAACTTGGGCAGGGTGGCCCAGGTCCTGAGACTGATGCGGATTTTCCGCATCTTAAAGCTGGCCAGACACTCCACTGGTCTCCGCTCCCTGGGAGCAACCCTGAAATACAGCTACAAAGAAGTAGGGCTGCTTTTGCTCTACCTCTCCGTGGGGATTTCTATCTTCTCTGTAGTGGCCTACACAATCGAAAAGGAAGAGAACGAGGGCCTGGCCACCATCCCTGCCTGCTGGTGGTGGGCCACTGTCAGTATGACCACTGTGGGGTACGGGGATGTGGTCCCAGGAACCACAGCTGGGAAGCTGACCGCCTCTGCCTGCATCCTGGCGGGTATCCTAGTTGTGGTACTGCCCATCACCTTGATCTTCAATAAGTTTTCCCACTTTTATCGGCGCCAAAAGCAACTTGAAAGTGCCATGCGCAGCTGTGACTTTGGAGATGGCATGAAGGAGGTTCCCTCCATCAATTTAAGGGACTACTATGCTCATAAAGTTAAATCCCTCATGGCAAGCCTGACGAACATGAGCAGGAGCTCACCAAGTGAACTAAGTTTAAATGATTCCTTACAGTAG